One window of Bacillus alkalicellulosilyticus genomic DNA carries:
- a CDS encoding NADPH:quinone reductase, translating to MKAVVYRTYGGPDVLEMAELPQPVPGATEVLVEVGASGLNPVDTYFRSGVREVDAFPYIPHFDLAGTVVAVGQEVSKWQVGDKVWGTNIKGTSAEFVAVPEDKLFSLPSYLSAVDGAALAMAFMTAHLALFARAKLVKGETVLIFGGAGAVGHAAIQLAKVHGATVITTAGDDDKAKIAKEAGADHVILYKKQNVTEAVLDLTKGQGVSVILDMSVSENLDADLDMIVNGGRIVTIGSPKNNAPTLPWRKLNMKNAALLGVLLFTAPKADLDKAGIEISSLFADKKLKTHVGKVFTFEEAAQAHEALEAKQFNGTIVLTP from the coding sequence GTGAAAGCAGTTGTATATCGTACGTATGGGGGACCTGACGTATTAGAAATGGCCGAATTGCCACAACCGGTTCCGGGGGCAACCGAAGTATTAGTTGAAGTTGGCGCCAGTGGATTAAACCCCGTTGATACCTATTTTCGCTCTGGTGTCAGAGAGGTGGATGCTTTTCCATACATTCCTCATTTTGACCTTGCTGGAACCGTAGTAGCCGTCGGCCAAGAAGTCTCAAAGTGGCAAGTCGGAGATAAAGTGTGGGGAACAAATATTAAAGGAACTTCAGCAGAGTTCGTCGCTGTGCCTGAAGACAAACTCTTTTCTTTGCCTAGTTATTTGAGTGCAGTCGATGGCGCAGCTTTAGCGATGGCCTTTATGACGGCTCATCTCGCTTTGTTTGCTCGTGCAAAGTTGGTTAAAGGAGAAACAGTCTTAATCTTTGGTGGCGCTGGCGCTGTGGGGCATGCTGCCATTCAGCTTGCGAAAGTTCATGGCGCTACAGTTATCACGACTGCAGGCGATGACGACAAAGCAAAGATTGCCAAAGAAGCTGGTGCAGATCACGTCATCTTGTATAAAAAGCAAAATGTAACAGAAGCGGTACTTGATTTGACGAAAGGTCAAGGAGTCTCCGTCATTCTTGATATGTCCGTTAGTGAGAACTTAGACGCTGACTTAGACATGATTGTTAACGGAGGAAGAATTGTGACAATTGGTTCTCCTAAAAACAATGCACCAACATTACCGTGGCGCAAGCTCAATATGAAAAACGCAGCTCTACTAGGTGTTCTTTTATTCACTGCACCAAAAGCTGATTTAGATAAAGCAGGAATTGAAATTTCAAGCCTATTCGCTGACAAAAAATTAAAAACACATGTCGGAAAAGTGTTTACGTTTGAAGAAGCTGCTCAGGCTCATGAAGCCCTAGAAGCGAAACAATTCAACGGAACGATCGTTCTTACACCTTAA
- a CDS encoding LL-diaminopimelate aminotransferase: protein MINPSIKLNQLATSVFSDMAFKKAEKIKQGHHLIDLSIGSPDLPPPDFIREALAKEVQRPDSYGYTITSSEEFKEAVSAFYQNRYDVVVQPHEVLQLMGSQDGLAHIALAYLDKGDYLIAPNPGYPIYSACAHLAGAELYLAPLTEENDFMADLDAIPDEVREKAKIMITNYPGNPTAALATKEYFEKLIQFGIDHEILIIHDFAYSELIFDNKKPMSILSLPNARKTAIEFNSLSKSFNMAGARIGYVLGDPAFLEPLATVKSHVDYGVFAPIQKVASLALTSDYQFLNQHCVTYENRRNCFVQELHQLGWNVRKPDGGMFIWAAIPERYTSYQFSLDAIEAGVVVTPGHAFGSEGEGYVRIALVQEKENLVEAAKRLQTLL, encoded by the coding sequence ATGATAAACCCTTCGATCAAATTAAATCAACTTGCCACAAGTGTATTCAGTGACATGGCTTTTAAAAAAGCAGAAAAAATCAAACAAGGTCATCATTTAATCGACCTTAGTATTGGAAGTCCGGACCTTCCTCCTCCTGACTTTATAAGAGAAGCTCTAGCAAAAGAAGTGCAGCGTCCTGATAGCTATGGGTATACCATCACTAGTAGCGAAGAATTCAAAGAGGCTGTCAGCGCATTTTATCAAAATCGATATGATGTTGTCGTTCAACCCCACGAGGTGCTTCAGCTCATGGGATCCCAGGATGGCCTTGCACATATCGCGTTAGCCTATTTAGATAAAGGAGATTACCTAATTGCTCCGAATCCTGGCTATCCGATTTATTCTGCCTGTGCCCATTTAGCAGGTGCTGAGCTTTATCTCGCACCTCTAACCGAAGAAAATGATTTTATGGCGGACCTTGATGCTATTCCTGATGAAGTAAGAGAAAAAGCAAAAATTATGATTACAAACTATCCTGGCAATCCTACCGCCGCTCTGGCAACTAAAGAGTATTTTGAAAAACTGATTCAGTTTGGAATTGATCATGAAATTCTGATCATTCATGATTTCGCCTATTCCGAACTTATTTTTGATAATAAAAAGCCAATGAGTATTCTCTCATTGCCGAATGCAAGAAAAACAGCAATCGAGTTTAATTCTTTATCGAAAAGCTTTAATATGGCAGGTGCAAGAATTGGATATGTCTTAGGGGATCCCGCTTTTCTTGAGCCTTTAGCGACCGTGAAATCTCATGTCGATTACGGTGTTTTTGCTCCCATTCAAAAGGTGGCAAGCTTAGCGTTAACGAGTGATTATCAATTTTTAAATCAACATTGTGTTACATATGAAAATAGAAGAAATTGCTTTGTCCAAGAGCTCCATCAGTTAGGATGGAATGTTCGCAAACCAGATGGTGGTATGTTCATTTGGGCTGCTATACCAGAGCGTTACACATCCTATCAGTTTTCACTTGATGCGATTGAAGCCGGTGTCGTTGTTACGCCTGGCCATGCCTTTGGCTCTGAAGGAGAAGGCTATGTTCGGATTGCACTGGTTCAAGAGAAGGAAAACTTAGTAGAAGCAGCGAAACGATTACAAACACTTCTTTAA
- a CDS encoding cytosolic protein, translating into MYVGRDMTELTMMSKKDWTDKELAYFHKNLQQVTPYLNSEGVTIHREIIKEIEARGGFKHDASYEHGTQIHYD; encoded by the coding sequence ATGTATGTCGGTCGAGATATGACAGAACTAACGATGATGTCCAAAAAAGATTGGACAGACAAAGAGCTTGCTTACTTTCATAAAAACTTACAGCAAGTGACCCCTTATTTAAACTCTGAGGGCGTAACAATACACCGTGAAATCATTAAGGAAATTGAAGCACGCGGTGGCTTTAAGCATGATGCCAGCTATGAACATGGCACGCAAATTCATTATGACTAG
- the fabL gene encoding enoyl-[acyl-carrier-protein] reductase FabL: protein MEQKVALVTGSSRGIGKKIALNLAEKGYDIVINYARSKKAAQETAAEIEALGRKAHIIKANVGKPEKIKEMFAEIDEVFGRLDILVNNAASGVLRPVMELEESHWDWTMDINSKALLFCAQEAAKRMEKVGGGAIVSLSSLGSIRYLKNYTTVGVSKAAVEALTRYLAVELAPMNIVVNAVSGGAVDTDALSHFPNREELLNDAAARTPAGRIVEPDDLANAVMFLLSEQGKMIRGQTIIVDGGISLLT, encoded by the coding sequence ATGGAACAAAAAGTAGCACTTGTCACCGGAAGTAGTCGTGGCATCGGAAAAAAAATTGCGCTAAATTTAGCTGAAAAAGGATATGACATTGTCATTAATTATGCAAGAAGTAAAAAGGCGGCTCAAGAAACAGCTGCCGAAATTGAAGCACTTGGAAGAAAAGCACATATCATCAAAGCAAATGTGGGCAAGCCTGAGAAAATTAAGGAAATGTTTGCAGAAATTGATGAAGTATTTGGGCGTTTAGATATATTGGTAAATAACGCAGCCTCTGGTGTTTTGCGTCCTGTAATGGAATTAGAAGAAAGCCATTGGGATTGGACGATGGATATTAATAGTAAGGCGTTACTATTCTGTGCTCAAGAAGCGGCAAAACGAATGGAAAAAGTAGGTGGGGGTGCGATCGTAAGTTTAAGCTCGTTAGGCTCCATCCGCTATTTGAAAAATTACACGACAGTTGGTGTATCAAAAGCAGCGGTTGAGGCGCTTACGAGATATTTAGCGGTTGAATTAGCTCCAATGAACATTGTCGTCAATGCGGTGTCTGGCGGAGCCGTTGATACTGATGCTCTAAGTCATTTTCCAAACCGAGAAGAGTTATTGAATGATGCCGCAGCAAGGACACCTGCAGGACGCATTGTTGAACCAGATGATCTTGCTAATGCGGTCATGTTCTTATTGTCCGAACAAGGAAAAATGATACGTGGTCAAACGATAATTGTTGATGGCGGAATTTCCTTATTAACCTAA
- a CDS encoding gamma-type small acid-soluble spore protein, translating to MAKQNKASQTNAQEVRRQNQASIQGQSQNTEFASETDAQQVRQQNQQSAQRKNQQQ from the coding sequence ATGGCAAAACAAAACAAAGCTTCTCAAACAAACGCACAAGAGGTTAGAAGACAAAACCAAGCTTCTATCCAAGGACAAAGCCAAAACACTGAATTTGCGAGTGAGACTGATGCTCAACAAGTACGTCAACAAAACCAACAATCAGCTCAACGCAAAAACCAACAACAATAA
- a CDS encoding DUF3939 domain-containing protein, which yields MFWKKKKEEVEEPEVDLSIEDVRQVIMEAASDLPLAISLRSLVNDDYSIDFSLLKSKIKGVPSQPFYMSKETFEVFEAPEQAKLLDDVQRAVDQFVKEKDELPVIPGDPHRKISYFMIKDYLHGTPQETTYLSKHDNLVTHRRPIN from the coding sequence ATGTTTTGGAAAAAGAAAAAAGAGGAAGTGGAAGAGCCGGAAGTCGATCTATCGATTGAAGATGTGAGACAAGTTATTATGGAAGCAGCTTCTGATTTACCTCTTGCTATTTCTTTACGCTCACTCGTGAATGATGATTACTCCATCGATTTTTCCTTGTTAAAAAGTAAGATTAAAGGTGTTCCAAGTCAGCCATTTTATATGTCTAAGGAAACCTTTGAGGTGTTTGAGGCACCTGAACAAGCAAAGCTGTTAGATGATGTACAGCGGGCAGTGGACCAATTTGTAAAAGAAAAAGACGAGTTACCCGTGATTCCAGGAGACCCGCATCGAAAGATAAGTTATTTTATGATAAAGGATTATTTGCATGGTACACCACAGGAAACAACATATTTATCCAAACATGATAACTTGGTAACTCATCGACGTCCAATAAATTAG
- a CDS encoding DUF402 domain-containing protein translates to MSFPRAGSLIQVQSYKHNGLIHRTWEETVVLKGTSKVVIGGNDRILVKEADGRQWRTREPAICYFDSQHWFNMIGMIRADGIYYYCNLGSPFTWDEEALKYIDYDLDIKVFPDMTYKLLDEDEYALHSKQMNYPQPIDAILKRSVDELISWIHQRKGPFAPQFVEMWYERFLQYRI, encoded by the coding sequence ATGAGTTTCCCCAGAGCTGGAAGCCTAATTCAAGTCCAGAGTTATAAACACAATGGACTGATACATCGCACATGGGAGGAAACGGTAGTCTTGAAGGGGACGTCAAAAGTTGTGATCGGTGGAAATGACCGTATTCTTGTAAAAGAGGCGGACGGAAGACAATGGCGTACGAGAGAGCCTGCAATTTGTTATTTTGACTCACAGCACTGGTTTAATATGATCGGTATGATACGGGCTGATGGGATTTATTATTATTGTAACTTAGGCTCGCCCTTTACTTGGGACGAAGAAGCATTGAAATACATTGATTACGATTTAGACATTAAAGTATTCCCTGATATGACGTACAAACTCCTAGATGAAGATGAATATGCACTTCATAGTAAACAAATGAACTATCCACAACCCATTGATGCTATATTGAAACGCAGTGTCGATGAATTAATATCGTGGATTCACCAACGAAAAGGACCGTTTGCACCGCAATTTGTAGAGATGTGGTACGAGAGGTTCTTACAATATCGAATTTAA
- a CDS encoding ABC transporter ATP-binding protein: protein MGSVRRYLQFVKPYRKVIIGTIAVGIVKFGIPLLTPLVLMHIIDNIILNNDLTSEEQVRQLLYIMGGMFFLFIIVRPPVEYYRQYLAQYTASRILYDIRDQLFTHIQKLSLKFYSNRKVGEIISRVIHDVEQTKTFVITGLMNIWLDMLTIIFAIAIMLYMDVWLTLVAISMFPIYAFSIKYFYGRLRNLTRVRSQALAEVQGHLHERVQGMNVIRSFALEEYEQGQFQKRNENFLTKALDQTRWNAKTFAVVNTVTDIAPLLVILVSGYFVLQGNLQLGQMTAFVLYMDRLYNPLRRLINSSTTLTQSLASMDRVFEFVDEKYDIVDKKDAIALKQTAGKLQFDHVSFTYNEGEEAVIKDFTLDVKQGETIAFVGMSGGGKSTVVGLIPRFYDVTEGRILLDGRDIRDYEVHTLRDNIGMVLQDNILFSDSVRMNILMGNPEATDEQVVEAAKAANANEFIMNLSQGYDTEVGERGVKLSGGQKQRIAIARVFLKNPPILIFDEATSALDLESEQYIQDALETLAKDRTTFIVAHRLSTITHADRIVVIENGRISEIGNHEELMKKQGSYYNLYQVQQL from the coding sequence ATGGGGAGCGTTCGCAGATATTTACAGTTTGTCAAACCTTATAGGAAAGTAATTATTGGAACGATTGCAGTTGGGATTGTAAAGTTTGGAATCCCACTTTTGACTCCACTCGTTCTCATGCACATTATTGATAATATCATTTTAAATAATGACCTAACATCAGAAGAACAAGTCCGGCAGTTACTTTATATTATGGGTGGTATGTTTTTTTTATTTATTATTGTGAGGCCACCTGTTGAATACTATCGACAATACTTAGCGCAATATACGGCAAGTCGAATTTTATATGACATCCGTGACCAATTATTTACCCACATTCAAAAACTAAGCTTGAAATTTTATTCCAACCGCAAAGTCGGTGAAATTATTTCACGTGTCATCCATGATGTTGAACAAACAAAGACGTTTGTCATTACGGGATTGATGAACATCTGGCTTGATATGCTTACGATTATCTTTGCAATTGCGATTATGCTTTATATGGATGTCTGGTTGACACTAGTCGCGATATCGATGTTTCCGATTTACGCCTTCTCGATAAAATACTTCTACGGGAGACTTCGGAATTTAACTCGTGTCCGTTCGCAAGCACTAGCAGAAGTACAAGGACACCTCCATGAGCGCGTGCAAGGAATGAATGTTATTCGCAGCTTTGCACTAGAAGAATATGAACAAGGACAGTTTCAAAAAAGAAATGAAAACTTTTTAACGAAAGCTTTAGACCAGACTCGTTGGAATGCCAAAACCTTTGCTGTCGTTAACACGGTTACTGATATTGCTCCACTTCTTGTTATTTTAGTATCCGGTTATTTCGTTCTACAAGGGAATCTCCAGCTAGGGCAAATGACTGCGTTTGTCTTATACATGGACCGCTTGTACAATCCGTTACGACGATTAATTAATTCATCAACGACACTCACACAATCTCTAGCCTCGATGGACCGAGTGTTTGAATTTGTTGATGAAAAGTATGACATCGTTGATAAAAAGGATGCGATAGCATTAAAGCAAACGGCGGGCAAGCTCCAGTTTGACCATGTTTCTTTTACTTACAATGAAGGAGAAGAAGCGGTCATAAAAGACTTCACCTTAGATGTGAAACAAGGCGAAACGATTGCGTTTGTTGGTATGAGTGGCGGTGGAAAAAGTACAGTCGTTGGTCTCATTCCTCGGTTCTACGATGTAACCGAAGGGCGTATTCTTTTGGACGGACGAGACATTCGTGACTATGAAGTCCATACACTTCGCGATAACATTGGCATGGTGCTACAGGATAACATTCTTTTTAGTGATTCCGTTCGAATGAACATTCTCATGGGAAACCCAGAAGCAACTGACGAACAAGTGGTTGAAGCAGCAAAAGCGGCTAATGCAAATGAGTTTATAATGAATTTATCTCAGGGCTATGACACCGAAGTCGGAGAACGAGGAGTTAAGCTATCCGGAGGGCAAAAGCAACGAATCGCAATCGCCCGCGTATTCTTGAAAAATCCTCCAATTCTGATCTTTGATGAAGCAACATCCGCTCTCGACTTAGAAAGTGAGCAATATATCCAGGATGCACTCGAAACCCTTGCAAAGGACAGAACAACCTTTATCGTTGCTCATCGTTTATCGACGATTACCCATGCAGACCGAATCGTCGTCATTGAAAACGGGCGCATCTCAGAAATTGGGAACCACGAAGAATTAATGAAAAAGCAAGGAAGCTATTATAACTTGTACCAAGTACAGCAATTGTAA
- a CDS encoding DUF4362 domain-containing protein yields MKKHVALLFSLLILLVLTACTVQINRNSSEEPHIYVEGVKNVDVLNTHGNIEGIERMSSFYTNVQNGVASKLRVVHYTLEGDPIITDLIYNGKTLEVKKDYTHDKFGNPTIHRDSCGTLIEEVNPLNTAYIAVDCNEGFNGLHEILYINYKMNNVQNLFEFTLVYGANGEYEINSQNEAIIDNVKQEVYKKLMFGNYFYEKELEASCDTGDTFNYSLEVLINRGPFKLQWSECDDSLDAERLTTIAKYIIEQAEQEQKEHSPMTVQGYVLEITDNELLIGEGLTMLDYDWVVEELPQINFKNSIFEFTYLSGANTTEFTPGDKIVATIEGSKTDSKPARAVVKDIKKIEVY; encoded by the coding sequence ATGAAAAAACATGTTGCCTTACTCTTTAGCTTACTCATACTCTTGGTGTTAACTGCATGTACAGTGCAAATTAATCGTAATTCTAGCGAGGAGCCCCATATTTATGTGGAAGGCGTGAAAAACGTTGATGTACTTAATACTCATGGAAATATTGAAGGGATAGAAAGAATGAGTAGTTTTTATACCAACGTTCAAAATGGAGTGGCTTCCAAATTGAGAGTTGTTCATTATACACTTGAGGGCGACCCGATCATTACAGATTTAATATATAATGGGAAAACACTTGAAGTAAAGAAAGATTACACACATGATAAATTTGGAAATCCAACAATTCATAGGGATAGCTGTGGAACCCTCATTGAGGAAGTGAATCCTTTGAATACCGCATACATTGCCGTCGATTGTAATGAGGGATTTAATGGGTTACACGAAATCTTGTATATAAACTACAAAATGAACAATGTACAAAATCTTTTTGAATTTACTTTGGTATACGGTGCTAATGGTGAATATGAAATCAATTCACAAAACGAAGCTATCATAGATAATGTCAAACAAGAGGTCTACAAAAAGTTGATGTTTGGTAACTATTTTTACGAAAAAGAGCTGGAGGCATCATGTGATACTGGGGATACATTTAATTATTCACTAGAGGTGCTCATTAATCGAGGCCCTTTTAAGCTCCAGTGGAGTGAATGTGACGATAGCTTGGATGCAGAAAGGCTTACGACGATTGCAAAATACATTATCGAACAAGCTGAACAGGAACAAAAAGAACATTCCCCAATGACAGTTCAAGGTTATGTGTTAGAAATAACTGATAATGAACTGTTAATTGGAGAGGGGCTTACCATGTTAGACTACGATTGGGTAGTTGAAGAATTACCGCAAATCAATTTCAAAAACTCTATTTTTGAGTTTACTTACTTATCAGGAGCAAATACAACAGAATTTACACCTGGTGATAAAATTGTGGCGACGATAGAAGGAAGCAAAACCGACTCCAAGCCAGCAAGAGCAGTAGTCAAGGATATTAAGAAGATAGAAGTATACTAG
- a CDS encoding histidine phosphatase family protein, with amino-acid sequence MKSIYVVRHCEAEGQPAEAPLTESGVKQADDLVDFFKNKKVERIISSPYKRAIQTIQPLANQLQLEIEKNPLLKERELSTDSFPDWLEKLKTTYDDLDLKFKGGESSSEAANRIKKVVDEIGKSKPDHTIIVTHGNIMSLLLNHYDSQFGFDRWANLSNPDVYLLKIDENEVAFERVWS; translated from the coding sequence TTGAAAAGCATTTATGTTGTTAGGCATTGTGAAGCTGAAGGTCAGCCAGCAGAAGCACCACTAACGGAAAGCGGTGTAAAGCAAGCCGATGATTTAGTTGATTTCTTTAAAAATAAAAAAGTGGAACGTATCATATCAAGTCCATACAAACGCGCAATTCAAACGATACAACCACTTGCCAATCAATTACAACTCGAAATAGAAAAGAATCCTTTACTCAAAGAGCGAGAATTAAGTACAGATTCTTTTCCAGATTGGTTAGAAAAATTAAAAACAACCTATGATGATTTGGATTTGAAATTCAAAGGTGGAGAATCGAGTTCAGAGGCTGCAAATCGAATCAAAAAAGTTGTCGATGAAATCGGCAAGAGTAAGCCTGATCATACAATCATTGTGACCCATGGTAACATAATGTCATTATTATTAAATCATTATGACTCGCAATTTGGGTTTGATAGATGGGCCAATTTAAGTAATCCTGATGTATATCTTTTAAAAATAGATGAGAATGAGGTTGCTTTTGAGAGAGTATGGAGCTAA
- a CDS encoding methyltransferase domain-containing protein, producing MNKSYQFDQFKPEQMKSEVKRLTENVESHFQVLINLFLENGLYGARKVLDVGCGTGAMVNLISDCLPETEFIGVDNSTAILDTARTQHSHKESITFVHSDATALPFSDNTFDFVYTRLVLMHNSNPNEIIREMTRVCKPGGVICAVEIDDGTQVFHPHGDELSTLIQANIKHASLHGTDRTIGRKLYSFFTSENSVSDVKIIIQTSDYLNENRQDADIPILLKFALADDEGKRFVEEGLLTEKERNELVSKYIPEFCADPNRYESCSFMYAFGRKAN from the coding sequence TTGAACAAATCATATCAATTTGACCAATTCAAACCAGAGCAAATGAAATCTGAGGTAAAAAGATTAACAGAAAATGTTGAAAGCCATTTCCAAGTGCTCATAAATCTATTTCTTGAAAATGGTTTATACGGCGCCAGAAAAGTACTAGATGTAGGTTGTGGAACGGGAGCAATGGTTAACTTAATTTCCGATTGTTTGCCCGAGACGGAATTTATTGGAGTGGATAATAGTACCGCAATATTAGACACTGCTAGGACTCAACATTCTCATAAAGAATCGATTACGTTTGTTCATAGCGATGCAACTGCTTTGCCATTCTCAGATAATACTTTTGATTTTGTCTATACACGTCTTGTGTTAATGCATAACTCTAATCCAAATGAAATTATTAGAGAAATGACAAGAGTCTGTAAACCAGGTGGAGTAATTTGCGCCGTTGAAATAGACGATGGTACACAGGTATTCCATCCACATGGCGATGAACTTTCTACATTAATTCAAGCAAATATAAAACATGCCTCGTTACATGGTACAGACCGTACGATTGGAAGAAAGCTCTATTCATTTTTTACTTCAGAAAACAGTGTAAGTGATGTAAAAATAATAATTCAAACAAGTGATTATCTAAATGAAAATAGACAAGATGCAGACATTCCAATATTACTGAAGTTTGCTCTCGCAGATGATGAAGGAAAGCGATTTGTTGAAGAAGGCTTACTAACAGAAAAAGAACGAAATGAATTAGTTTCAAAGTATATTCCTGAGTTCTGCGCAGACCCAAATCGATATGAATCATGTTCATTCATGTACGCATTCGGAAGAAAAGCGAATTAA
- a CDS encoding HAD family hydrolase: MKNEISRCKGVLFDLDGTLINSEWLGTESYNYGVQKILNRELTESEKQFLVGKPFNALHVLFPSLTERETEEIIEETLRYYRKYHLQIKEYAGIKKMLQSLKDRGYKLGLVTAKLKSNAFKELENTGLLPYFEVVMGKEDCIEFKPSPVPLLQLAKRLNLKPAECLYIGDQPTDIQATHSANMISVAALWGEGNYERLIPVKPDFIFEKPEQLTKLLT; this comes from the coding sequence TTGAAGAATGAGATAAGTAGATGTAAGGGTGTATTATTTGATTTAGATGGTACGCTAATCAACAGTGAATGGTTAGGTACAGAATCCTATAATTACGGAGTCCAGAAAATACTAAACAGAGAACTGACCGAGAGTGAGAAGCAATTTTTAGTAGGAAAGCCATTTAATGCATTACATGTTTTGTTTCCCTCTTTAACAGAAAGAGAAACAGAAGAGATAATAGAGGAAACATTACGTTATTATCGCAAGTATCATCTTCAAATTAAAGAATATGCAGGAATAAAAAAGATGCTTCAAAGCCTTAAGGATAGAGGATATAAATTAGGGCTGGTTACAGCTAAATTAAAAAGCAATGCTTTTAAGGAACTAGAAAACACTGGTTTGCTTCCCTATTTTGAAGTGGTTATGGGAAAGGAAGATTGCATCGAGTTTAAACCAAGTCCAGTTCCATTACTGCAGCTGGCTAAAAGACTTAATCTTAAACCAGCTGAATGTTTATATATTGGAGACCAACCAACTGATATACAAGCAACACATTCCGCAAATATGATTAGTGTTGCAGCACTTTGGGGGGAAGGGAACTATGAGAGATTAATTCCTGTTAAACCAGATTTTATATTTGAGAAACCAGAACAATTAACAAAATTGTTAACATAA
- a CDS encoding GNAT family N-acetyltransferase encodes MFKAGIETHTYLTILETRHADELYSLIAASRDSLGQWLGFPENTNEVQDTKAFIEKSLHRFSENNGFWAGIWHKDKIVGSIGYLYIDWNNQKTEIGYWLGKDYEGLGLATKACRLFIEHAFRELQLNKVEINVAPENVKSRAIPERLGFTKEGTIRNYELLHGKYLDRTIYGLLKEEWIEK; translated from the coding sequence ATGTTTAAAGCAGGTATTGAAACTCACACGTATCTAACTATTTTAGAAACAAGACACGCAGATGAATTGTATAGTTTAATTGCCGCTAGTCGAGATAGTTTAGGGCAATGGCTTGGCTTTCCTGAAAATACAAATGAGGTACAAGATACAAAGGCTTTTATTGAAAAATCCTTACATAGATTCTCCGAAAATAATGGTTTTTGGGCTGGGATATGGCACAAAGATAAAATTGTAGGCTCCATAGGGTATTTGTATATAGATTGGAACAATCAAAAGACAGAAATAGGATACTGGCTAGGAAAAGATTATGAAGGATTGGGTTTAGCAACAAAGGCTTGCCGTTTATTCATTGAACATGCATTTCGGGAGTTGCAACTAAACAAAGTAGAAATCAATGTAGCGCCTGAAAATGTTAAGAGTAGAGCAATTCCAGAACGCTTAGGGTTTACGAAAGAAGGAACCATCAGAAATTATGAATTACTACATGGAAAATATCTCGATAGAACGATATATGGGCTTTTAAAAGAGGAATGGATTGAAAAATAA
- a CDS encoding chloramphenicol phosphotransferase CPT family protein translates to MNKGTIIILNGTSSSGKTSISEKMKELITEPCAYVSLDDFVGIYQEKYLHYFTARKEVIKDTLLDDASMLIINKILSLMHSSIAGFSLLGYTVIVDTVLQEKSFLEELLKELTNFPVFIIGVHCPLEELEKREIARGNREIGLAKFQYDLVHNNRIYDFEVDTFANNSTECALEITQFLEGNEPYAFDEMRNRLNKEYSEL, encoded by the coding sequence ATGAACAAAGGAACAATCATTATTTTAAATGGAACATCAAGTTCTGGTAAGACGAGCATTTCTGAAAAGATGAAGGAGTTAATTACTGAACCTTGCGCGTATGTCAGCCTTGATGATTTTGTTGGCATATATCAAGAAAAATACCTCCATTACTTTACAGCTAGAAAAGAGGTAATAAAGGACACCCTGTTAGACGATGCTTCAATGTTGATTATTAATAAAATACTTTCGTTAATGCATTCTTCAATTGCAGGGTTCTCTTTGCTAGGGTATACAGTAATTGTAGATACTGTCTTACAAGAAAAATCTTTTTTAGAAGAGTTATTAAAGGAGTTAACGAATTTCCCTGTTTTTATTATTGGTGTACACTGTCCGCTTGAAGAATTGGAAAAAAGAGAAATTGCTCGAGGAAATAGAGAAATAGGTCTTGCAAAATTTCAATATGACCTAGTTCATAATAATAGAATATACGATTTTGAAGTAGATACTTTTGCTAACAATTCAACAGAATGCGCGTTGGAAATTACACAGTTTCTAGAAGGTAATGAACCATATGCTTTTGATGAAATGAGAAACCGTTTGAATAAAGAATACTCAGAACTCTAA